Proteins found in one Mesorhizobium sp. CAU 1732 genomic segment:
- the pgl gene encoding 6-phosphogluconolactonase yields the protein MVASADWREFSSSEALAETLADDVAGKLKQAIRDRGSALLAVSGGSTPGRFFDALARKNLDWKNVVVTLVDERFVPPSSERSNERLVRERLLTSEARLARFVSLYNDAGSVEDAAAQAEAGLALFGPVLDVAILGMGTDGHTASFFPDASNLGDLTDPAQPRRVMAVHAKSAGEPRLTLPLSRVVEAGFLALHIEGSEKRAVLEAALQPGDAKPISAIFAHAVRPVPVYWAGGKDGQS from the coding sequence ATGGTGGCATCTGCCGACTGGCGCGAATTCTCCTCCAGCGAAGCGCTTGCCGAGACGCTGGCGGATGACGTTGCAGGGAAGCTGAAGCAAGCCATTCGGGATCGCGGATCGGCGTTGCTGGCGGTTTCCGGCGGCTCCACGCCGGGGCGTTTCTTCGACGCGCTGGCGCGAAAAAATCTCGACTGGAAAAACGTCGTGGTCACGCTGGTGGACGAGCGGTTCGTTCCGCCCTCGTCCGAGCGCTCCAACGAGCGGCTCGTGCGCGAACGCTTGCTGACGAGCGAGGCGCGACTGGCGCGTTTCGTGTCGCTCTACAACGATGCAGGCTCGGTGGAGGACGCGGCAGCGCAGGCGGAGGCAGGGCTGGCGTTGTTCGGACCGGTGCTCGACGTCGCGATCCTCGGCATGGGTACCGACGGCCATACCGCATCCTTCTTCCCGGACGCGTCGAACCTGGGCGACCTCACCGATCCCGCACAGCCGCGACGCGTCATGGCGGTCCACGCGAAAAGTGCCGGCGAGCCGCGCTTGACACTTCCATTGTCCCGGGTTGTGGAAGCCGGTTTTCTGGCGCTTCATATCGAAGGATCGGAAAAACGCGCCGTGCTGGAGGCTGCGTTGCAGCCCGGTGATGCGAAACCGATCAGCGCGATCTTCGCGCACGCCGTGAGGCCCGTGCCCGTCTATTGGGCCGGTGGAAAGGACGGACAGTCATGA
- a CDS encoding TetR/AcrR family transcriptional regulator, with translation MSKQDVRQKILDAAQEIAREAGPGNLSLDAVAARAGVSKGGLLYHFPSKAKLLEAVVELFVTSFQATLLERSDGAKDSRDKLLAAYIDLSVEDHICNKPPPSGLLAALAEDSSFMLPVQRSERMLLDRIKSESSDPSLAMVIFLALAGLRSTHLLDVDILEGDEFDEVVERLRTLADGQAST, from the coding sequence TTGAGCAAGCAGGATGTACGCCAGAAAATACTGGACGCCGCTCAGGAGATTGCGCGGGAGGCGGGACCGGGAAATCTGTCTCTCGATGCTGTCGCAGCACGCGCGGGGGTCTCCAAAGGTGGTCTTTTGTACCATTTTCCGTCGAAAGCCAAACTGCTTGAAGCGGTCGTTGAACTCTTTGTGACTTCGTTCCAGGCAACGCTTCTGGAGCGCAGCGACGGGGCTAAGGACAGCAGGGACAAACTGCTTGCTGCCTATATCGACCTCTCTGTCGAGGATCACATCTGCAACAAGCCGCCACCCTCCGGCCTTCTGGCGGCGCTCGCCGAAGACTCGAGTTTTATGCTTCCCGTCCAGCGCTCCGAGCGCATGTTGCTTGACCGTATCAAGTCGGAATCGAGCGATCCGTCGCTCGCCATGGTCATCTTCCTCGCACTGGCCGGCCTTCGCTCCACGCATCTCCTTGACGTCGATATTCTCGAGGGCGACGAGTTCGACGAAGTGGTCGAACGCTTGCGCACGCTGGCAGACGGACAGGCGTCGACGTAA
- a CDS encoding efflux RND transporter permease subunit yields the protein MNISSIFIRRPVLSTVLGLLILLLGFQGMFNLQIRQYPEVEETVITITTVYPGASAELIQGFITAPIAAAVATTEDIDYVTSQSRPSASVVTVQMQLGANPDVALTEVMSKVNQVRGQLPSDAEDPTIVKGTGMQFATMYLALQNPNMTNEQVTEYIERVIRPRMSTIEGVAQIEIMGAAEYSMRVWVDPVRLASRGLTAAEVLAAINSSNFLAAPGKTQNEYVAYSITMESTLQTPEAFGALPIKATGDEVVRLRDVARIELAAESNDMVVNFNGEPGTFIGVFPTPSANPLNTASAVISELPAIQNSLPEGMSITMMYDATEQISASIDEVFVTIAEAVGIVVVIILLFLGSFRSVLMPIVTIPLSLIGVCFILFMLGYSINLLSLLAMVLAIGLVVDDAIVVVENIHRHIEEGLSPKQAAFVGMEEITGPVIAMTITLAAVFAPLAFTGGLTGSLFREFALTLAGAVIISGIVALTITPMMSARLLKRGNHSRFQKFVDRTFDSVAGRYERLVAGSLKYRPVTLLMVLVLVGLTGFLFMNTSSELAPEEDSGALFALVTAPPYATTNYTKSYTDQMRELTKDIPELSANFSIVGFGGQTNSGIALWAFKDWSQRDRSQAEIQQDIQARLSKIAGVEALVFAPPSLPGAGGGLPISLVIQSTGESSQVYEVAEQIRQEAQASGRFIVVQNSLKFDAQQVVVTIDRDRAAALNLPISDIGSTLSLLVGGGSIAQFDRDSNSYDIIMQVPQEYRDNPSKLGDFFVRSATGQMVPLSAVVTIETNVSAAAIEQFNQLNSATIAALPLPGVTTGDGLATIENIARPLLPDGFFIDYSGQSRLEVAEGNTILIAFALAVIVIYLVLAAQFESFRDPLIILMSVPLSIFGALVPLNLGLGTLNIYTQVGLITLIGLITKHGILMVEFANQQREEHGLGRFEAIVASAKVRLRPILMTTAAMSLGVIPLIIATGAGAAARYSMGLVIFTGVIIGTAFTLFVVPMFYTFISPKVHKGLDEEPQRSEPSPQPAE from the coding sequence ATGAATATTTCCAGTATCTTCATTCGTAGGCCCGTCCTTTCGACGGTCCTCGGGCTGCTGATCCTGCTCCTGGGTTTCCAGGGCATGTTCAATCTCCAGATCCGCCAATATCCCGAGGTTGAGGAGACCGTGATCACGATCACCACGGTCTATCCTGGCGCGAGCGCGGAACTGATCCAGGGCTTCATCACGGCACCCATCGCAGCGGCCGTCGCAACCACCGAGGACATCGACTACGTCACCTCACAGAGCCGTCCGTCGGCCAGCGTCGTGACCGTACAGATGCAACTCGGCGCCAATCCCGACGTCGCGCTGACCGAAGTCATGTCCAAGGTGAACCAGGTTCGCGGGCAGCTTCCTTCGGACGCCGAGGACCCGACGATCGTCAAGGGTACGGGCATGCAGTTCGCCACGATGTATCTGGCGCTGCAAAACCCGAACATGACCAACGAACAGGTCACCGAATATATCGAACGCGTCATCCGCCCGCGCATGTCGACCATCGAGGGCGTCGCGCAGATCGAGATCATGGGCGCAGCCGAGTATTCGATGCGCGTCTGGGTCGACCCGGTTCGGCTCGCCTCCCGCGGCCTGACTGCCGCGGAAGTTCTGGCGGCCATCAACTCGTCGAACTTCCTCGCGGCTCCCGGCAAGACGCAGAACGAATACGTCGCCTACTCCATCACGATGGAATCGACGTTGCAGACACCCGAAGCCTTCGGCGCCCTGCCGATCAAGGCGACGGGTGACGAAGTGGTGCGCCTGCGCGATGTCGCGCGCATCGAGCTCGCCGCCGAAAGCAACGACATGGTCGTCAACTTCAACGGCGAGCCGGGCACGTTCATTGGCGTGTTCCCGACCCCGTCAGCGAACCCGCTCAACACGGCTTCCGCCGTCATCTCCGAGTTGCCGGCGATACAGAACAGCCTGCCCGAAGGCATGTCCATCACGATGATGTACGACGCGACGGAGCAGATCAGCGCGTCCATCGACGAGGTGTTCGTCACCATCGCCGAGGCCGTCGGCATCGTCGTCGTGATCATCCTGTTGTTCCTCGGCTCGTTCCGCTCGGTTCTCATGCCGATCGTGACGATCCCGCTGTCGCTGATCGGCGTCTGCTTCATCCTGTTCATGCTCGGATACTCGATCAACCTGCTGTCGCTGCTGGCGATGGTGCTGGCGATCGGTCTCGTCGTGGACGACGCGATCGTTGTGGTCGAGAACATCCACCGCCATATCGAGGAAGGCCTGTCGCCCAAGCAGGCGGCGTTCGTCGGCATGGAGGAAATCACCGGCCCGGTCATCGCGATGACGATCACGCTGGCGGCGGTGTTCGCGCCGCTCGCCTTCACGGGCGGCCTGACGGGCTCGCTCTTCCGCGAGTTCGCGCTGACGCTGGCGGGTGCGGTTATCATTTCAGGTATCGTCGCCTTGACGATCACGCCGATGATGTCCGCGCGACTGTTGAAGCGCGGCAATCACAGCCGCTTCCAGAAGTTCGTCGACCGAACCTTCGACAGCGTTGCCGGTCGCTATGAGCGTCTCGTCGCGGGCTCGCTCAAGTATCGTCCTGTCACCCTGCTCATGGTACTGGTCCTCGTCGGGCTGACCGGCTTCCTGTTCATGAACACGTCGAGCGAACTGGCTCCGGAAGAAGATTCGGGCGCGCTCTTCGCGCTGGTGACCGCGCCTCCCTATGCGACGACCAACTACACCAAGTCCTACACAGACCAGATGCGCGAACTGACCAAGGACATTCCCGAGCTTTCGGCAAACTTCTCGATCGTCGGCTTCGGCGGACAGACCAATTCGGGCATCGCATTGTGGGCGTTCAAGGACTGGTCGCAGCGCGATCGCTCGCAGGCAGAAATCCAGCAGGATATCCAGGCGCGCCTGTCGAAGATCGCCGGCGTCGAAGCGCTCGTCTTCGCACCGCCATCGCTGCCGGGCGCCGGCGGCGGCCTGCCGATTTCACTTGTCATCCAGTCGACGGGCGAATCGAGCCAGGTCTACGAAGTGGCGGAACAAATCCGACAGGAGGCGCAGGCCAGCGGCCGCTTCATCGTCGTGCAGAACTCGCTGAAGTTCGACGCGCAGCAGGTTGTGGTCACGATCGACCGCGATCGTGCGGCAGCCCTCAACCTGCCGATCAGCGACATCGGTTCGACGCTCAGCCTGCTGGTTGGCGGCGGCTCGATCGCGCAGTTCGACCGCGATTCGAACAGCTACGACATCATCATGCAGGTGCCGCAGGAGTATCGCGACAACCCGTCGAAGCTGGGCGACTTCTTCGTGCGCAGCGCGACGGGCCAGATGGTGCCGCTTTCGGCGGTCGTGACGATCGAAACCAACGTGTCGGCAGCCGCGATCGAGCAGTTCAACCAGCTCAATTCGGCGACCATCGCGGCACTTCCCCTGCCCGGCGTAACGACCGGCGACGGCCTCGCAACGATCGAGAACATCGCCCGGCCGCTTCTTCCGGACGGGTTCTTCATCGACTATTCGGGCCAGTCCCGTCTGGAGGTCGCCGAGGGCAACACGATCCTCATCGCGTTCGCGCTCGCCGTGATCGTGATCTATCTCGTGCTTGCCGCGCAGTTCGAGAGCTTCCGCGATCCGCTCATCATCCTGATGTCGGTGCCGCTGTCGATCTTCGGTGCGCTGGTGCCCCTGAATCTGGGGCTCGGAACGCTGAACATCTACACGCAGGTGGGCCTGATCACCCTGATCGGCCTGATCACCAAGCACGGCATCCTGATGGTGGAGTTCGCGAACCAGCAACGCGAGGAACATGGGCTCGGCCGGTTCGAGGCGATCGTGGCGTCGGCGAAGGTTCGCCTGCGTCCGATCCTGATGACGACGGCCGCGATGTCGCTCGGCGTCATCCCGCTGATTATCGCGACGGGTGCGGGCGCCGCCGCGCGTTACTCGATGGGCCTCGTGATCTTTACGGGCGTGATCATCGGCACGGCGTTCACGCTGTTCGTGGTGCCGATGTTCTACACGTTCATCTCGCCCAAGGTGCACAAGGGCCTCGACGAGGAGCCGCAACGCAGCGAACCCTCGCCGCAACCTGCGGAATAG
- the zwf gene encoding glucose-6-phosphate dehydrogenase yields MTSQIIPVDPFDFIIFGGTGDLAERKLLPALYQRQIAGQFSEPTRIIGASRSTLSDDEFRDFARKALTEHVKQEERKDDEIETFVARLSYIPIDAKTGEGFEKLKDAIGDSKSIRAYYLAVAPALFGDIATNLEKHGLTGGDVRIVVEKPIGRSLATAHALNDAIGSVFDEHQIFRIDHYLGKETVQNLMALRFANALYEPLWNSTHIDHVQITVAETVGLEDRVSYYDKAGALRDMVQNHMLQLLCLVAMEPPSSMDADAVRDEKLKILRSLKRVNGNEAPKETVRGQYKAGASAGGAVKGYAEELGTESDTETFVAIKAEIGNWRWAGVPFYLRTGKRLAERVSEIVIQFKPVPHSIFDDSAGVITANQLVIRLQPDEGVKQWIMIKDPGPGGMRLRQIPLDMSFAESFEVRNPDAYERLIMDVIRGNQTLFMRRDEVEAAWSWIDPILASWQENRHAAQGYTAGTWGPSASIALIERDGRTWHESM; encoded by the coding sequence ATGACCAGCCAGATCATACCCGTCGATCCGTTCGATTTCATCATTTTCGGCGGAACCGGCGATCTCGCCGAACGTAAGCTCCTCCCCGCGCTCTATCAACGCCAGATCGCGGGCCAGTTTTCGGAGCCTACGCGCATCATCGGCGCATCGCGCTCGACGCTCAGCGACGACGAGTTCCGCGATTTTGCCCGCAAGGCTTTGACGGAACACGTCAAGCAGGAGGAGCGCAAGGACGACGAGATCGAGACGTTCGTCGCGCGCCTCAGCTATATTCCGATCGATGCGAAGACCGGCGAGGGATTCGAGAAGCTCAAGGACGCGATCGGCGACAGCAAGTCGATACGCGCCTATTATCTGGCGGTCGCGCCGGCGCTGTTCGGCGACATCGCGACCAATCTGGAAAAGCACGGCCTGACAGGCGGCGATGTGCGCATCGTGGTCGAGAAGCCGATCGGCCGGAGCCTGGCGACCGCCCATGCCCTGAACGACGCGATCGGCTCGGTTTTCGATGAGCACCAAATCTTCCGCATCGACCACTATCTCGGCAAGGAGACGGTCCAGAACCTGATGGCTCTGCGCTTCGCCAACGCGCTCTATGAGCCCCTGTGGAACTCGACCCACATCGACCACGTGCAGATCACAGTGGCGGAGACCGTCGGGCTGGAAGACCGCGTCAGCTATTACGACAAGGCAGGCGCGCTGCGCGACATGGTGCAGAACCACATGCTCCAGCTTCTGTGCCTCGTCGCGATGGAACCGCCCTCCTCCATGGACGCCGACGCCGTGCGCGACGAAAAGCTGAAGATTCTGCGCTCGCTCAAGCGGGTGAACGGCAACGAGGCGCCAAAAGAGACCGTGCGCGGCCAGTACAAGGCCGGTGCGTCGGCCGGTGGCGCGGTGAAGGGTTATGCCGAAGAACTCGGCACCGAAAGTGACACGGAAACATTCGTCGCGATCAAGGCGGAGATCGGCAACTGGCGCTGGGCAGGCGTGCCGTTTTACCTGCGAACCGGCAAGCGGCTCGCCGAGCGCGTCTCGGAAATCGTCATTCAGTTCAAGCCGGTGCCGCACTCGATCTTCGACGACAGCGCCGGCGTGATCACGGCCAACCAACTCGTCATCCGGTTGCAGCCCGACGAGGGCGTGAAGCAGTGGATCATGATCAAGGATCCGGGTCCGGGGGGCATGCGCCTGCGCCAGATCCCGCTCGACATGAGCTTCGCGGAATCCTTCGAGGTGCGCAATCCCGACGCCTATGAGCGGCTGATCATGGACGTCATTCGCGGAAACCAGACGCTGTTCATGCGGCGCGACGAGGTCGAGGCCGCGTGGTCGTGGATCGACCCGATCCTCGCCTCCTGGCAGGAAAACCGGCATGCGGCTCAAGGTTACACCGCGGGGACCTGGGGCCCTTCCGCCTCGATCGCGCTGATCGAGCGCGATGGGCGCACCTGGCACGAGAGCATGTGA
- a CDS encoding GlxA family transcriptional regulator, which yields MTDIASPGRQFAFLLADKFSMFSLAAAIDTFRSANRLLGRDVYGWKTVSADGDAVIASNGLSLKIDYAIADLPPVDILFVCLGLTTEFSGKSKVLGALRSLGRRGAALGALSVGSYLLAEAGQLEGHRCTIHWENKAGFKERFPEIDCTGNVFEIDRKRYTCAGGTTSIDLMLEIVRSDFGQNLANEVANQFQHERIRSAGDRQRVGPERDLTGKSEKLRKIVELMADNLDEPYSAVELAKSAGLSVRQVERLFLRHLNMTPGRYYMRLRLERARELLRQTNMPILDVAIATGFTSHSYFAQSYRLLFGRPPSEERRTTY from the coding sequence ATGACAGATATCGCATCGCCCGGCCGACAGTTCGCCTTTCTGCTGGCTGACAAATTCTCGATGTTTTCGCTCGCCGCCGCGATCGACACGTTCCGTTCGGCGAATCGTCTGCTTGGCCGGGACGTCTATGGCTGGAAGACGGTCTCGGCCGACGGTGACGCGGTGATCGCGTCGAACGGTCTGTCCCTCAAGATCGACTATGCGATCGCCGACCTGCCGCCGGTCGATATTCTCTTCGTCTGTCTTGGGCTGACCACGGAATTTTCGGGCAAGTCGAAGGTGCTTGGCGCGCTGCGTTCGCTCGGTCGCCGTGGCGCGGCGCTTGGCGCGCTGTCGGTTGGCTCCTATCTTCTGGCCGAAGCTGGCCAGCTCGAAGGCCACCGCTGCACCATCCACTGGGAGAACAAGGCCGGGTTCAAGGAGCGATTTCCCGAGATCGACTGCACGGGCAACGTCTTCGAGATCGACCGCAAGCGCTACACCTGTGCCGGCGGCACGACATCGATCGACCTGATGCTGGAGATCGTGCGATCCGATTTCGGCCAGAACCTCGCCAACGAAGTCGCCAACCAGTTCCAGCACGAGCGTATCCGCTCTGCCGGCGATCGCCAGCGCGTCGGCCCCGAACGCGACTTGACCGGAAAATCCGAGAAACTGCGCAAGATCGTCGAACTCATGGCCGACAATCTGGATGAACCCTATTCGGCGGTCGAGCTTGCCAAGTCGGCCGGACTGTCGGTTCGCCAGGTCGAGCGCCTGTTCCTGCGTCACCTCAACATGACGCCGGGCCGCTACTACATGCGGCTCCGCCTCGAGCGCGCCCGTGAGCTTCTGCGACAGACGAACATGCCGATCCTCGACGTGGCGATCGCGACGGGGTTCACGTCGCATTCCTATTTCGCGCAGAGCTACCGCCTGCTGTTCGGCCGCCCGCCCAGCGAAGAACGCCGCACGACTTACTGA
- the edd gene encoding phosphogluconate dehydratase codes for MTARPEIEAITARIRERSRPTREAYLARVDAAASAGVHRSVLSCGNLAHGFAACGPVDKQALAGDRVPNLGIITSYNDMLSAHQPFETYPQLIKLAATEAGGVAQVAGGVPAMCDGVTQGQPGMELSLFSRDVIAMSAAIGLSHNMFDAAVYLGVCDKIVPGLLIAAMTFGHLPAVFIPAGPMTSGLPNDEKARIRQLYAEGKVGRAELLEAEAKSYHGPGTCTFYGTANSNQMLMEIMGLHTPGASFVNPNTPLRDALTREATRRALAITALGNEFAPVGRVIDERSIVNGVVGLHATGGSTNHTIHLLAMAAAGGIKLTWQDISDISDIVPLLARVYPNGLADVNHFHAAGGMGFLIRELLDDGLLHEDVRTVWGEGLRAYAIEPHLGDNGNVTRTPAPETSGDDKVLTTAGKPFQATGGLKVLKGNLGNAIIKTSAVKPDKRVIEAPAIVVHTQDELNAAFKAGELDRDFVAVLRFQGPKANGMPELHKLTTILGVLQDRGYKVALVTDGRMSGASGKVPAAIHVTPEALDGGMIGRVETGDIVRVDADAGTLDVKVHDGVLASRAPAAPDLSANSFGMGRELFAGMRAMALRADAGAAAFG; via the coding sequence ATGACAGCCAGACCGGAGATCGAGGCCATCACCGCGCGCATTCGCGAGCGCTCTAGGCCGACGCGCGAGGCTTATCTGGCCCGCGTCGATGCGGCCGCGAGCGCCGGCGTGCACCGCTCGGTTCTGTCCTGCGGCAACCTCGCGCACGGCTTTGCAGCGTGCGGGCCCGTCGACAAGCAGGCGCTCGCCGGCGACCGCGTGCCGAACCTCGGCATCATCACGTCCTACAACGACATGCTGTCCGCGCATCAGCCGTTCGAGACGTACCCGCAACTCATCAAGCTCGCGGCAACCGAAGCCGGCGGCGTGGCGCAGGTGGCGGGCGGCGTGCCGGCGATGTGCGACGGCGTCACGCAGGGCCAGCCGGGCATGGAACTGTCGCTGTTCTCGCGCGACGTGATCGCCATGTCGGCGGCGATCGGCCTGTCGCACAACATGTTCGACGCGGCCGTCTATCTTGGCGTCTGCGACAAGATCGTGCCCGGCTTGCTGATCGCCGCCATGACGTTCGGTCACCTGCCGGCGGTTTTCATACCCGCGGGGCCCATGACGTCGGGACTGCCCAACGATGAGAAGGCGCGCATCCGCCAGCTCTATGCGGAGGGCAAAGTCGGCCGTGCGGAGCTTCTCGAGGCGGAAGCGAAGTCCTATCACGGCCCCGGCACCTGCACCTTCTACGGCACGGCGAATTCGAACCAGATGCTGATGGAGATTATGGGCCTGCACACGCCCGGCGCATCCTTCGTCAATCCGAACACGCCGCTGCGTGACGCGCTGACGCGGGAGGCCACAAGGCGCGCGCTGGCGATCACGGCGCTGGGCAACGAATTCGCGCCGGTCGGGCGGGTGATCGACGAGCGCTCGATCGTCAACGGCGTCGTCGGCCTGCACGCGACGGGCGGGTCGACCAATCACACGATCCACCTGCTCGCGATGGCGGCAGCCGGTGGCATCAAGCTCACCTGGCAGGACATTTCGGACATTTCGGACATCGTGCCGCTTCTGGCCCGCGTCTACCCGAACGGCCTTGCGGACGTGAACCATTTCCACGCCGCCGGCGGCATGGGGTTCCTGATCCGCGAACTGCTCGATGACGGGCTGCTGCACGAAGACGTGCGGACCGTTTGGGGCGAAGGCCTGCGCGCCTATGCGATCGAGCCGCATCTCGGCGACAACGGCAACGTCACGCGCACCCCCGCGCCCGAGACCAGCGGCGACGACAAGGTGCTGACGACTGCGGGGAAGCCTTTCCAGGCAACGGGCGGCCTTAAGGTGCTGAAGGGCAACCTCGGCAACGCCATCATCAAGACATCGGCGGTGAAACCGGACAAGCGCGTGATCGAGGCGCCGGCCATCGTCGTCCACACGCAGGACGAGCTCAATGCGGCCTTCAAGGCCGGCGAACTCGACCGCGACTTCGTCGCCGTCCTGCGCTTCCAGGGACCAAAGGCCAACGGCATGCCGGAGCTTCACAAGCTGACGACCATCCTCGGTGTCCTGCAGGATCGCGGCTACAAGGTCGCGCTCGTTACGGATGGCCGCATGTCGGGCGCGTCGGGCAAGGTGCCGGCCGCGATCCATGTGACACCGGAGGCGCTGGATGGCGGCATGATCGGTCGTGTCGAGACCGGCGATATCGTCCGGGTCGATGCCGATGCGGGAACGCTGGACGTGAAGGTGCATGACGGCGTGCTGGCAAGCCGGGCGCCCGCCGCTCCGGACCTGAGCGCAAACAGCTTCGGCATGGGACGCGAGCTCTTCGCAGGCATGCGCGCAATGGCGCTTCGCGCCGATGCTGGCGCGGCTGCTTTCGGATAA
- a CDS encoding efflux RND transporter periplasmic adaptor subunit, with product MIKRLLIAIVLLVLVAGGLVGWNMFRDKMIEDFFANMPVQTVTVSAIPAKPQQMTPSIGAIGTVSAARGVELTVETSGIVKTINFDANQRIEEGEVLIQLDDAIQRADLSAGRTQSELDQQSLQRARELQQRGVGSNVTLEAAQAAAAASAAQIEALEAALQQKQIRAPFGGTLGIPRVDIGQYLTPGTAVVTLQDLDTMRVDFTVPEQQLSLLKLEQSISLKADGQDDAFEGKISGIDPRVDAASRLVSVRATVTNPDGRLTPGQFARVDVELPAQDDVIALPQTSVVTSLYGDYVYVVREVEPEGGAAAADAEKKSEARQVFVTVGRRTGDLVEIVKGIEAGDVVVTAGQNRLSNGTIVAIDNTINPGSQTGAQAASQ from the coding sequence ATGATCAAGCGCCTCCTCATTGCAATCGTCCTTCTCGTTCTTGTGGCGGGGGGCCTCGTCGGCTGGAACATGTTCCGCGACAAAATGATCGAAGATTTCTTCGCCAACATGCCGGTTCAGACCGTCACGGTTTCGGCCATACCGGCCAAGCCTCAACAGATGACCCCGTCGATCGGTGCGATCGGCACGGTCAGTGCGGCCCGCGGCGTCGAACTGACCGTCGAAACCAGCGGCATCGTCAAGACGATCAACTTCGATGCCAACCAGCGAATCGAGGAAGGCGAGGTCCTGATCCAGCTCGACGACGCGATCCAGCGGGCCGACCTTTCGGCGGGCAGGACGCAAAGCGAACTCGACCAACAGTCGCTTCAGCGCGCACGGGAACTGCAGCAGCGCGGCGTCGGCTCGAATGTGACCCTCGAAGCCGCACAGGCAGCGGCAGCGGCGTCCGCGGCACAGATCGAGGCTCTTGAGGCCGCATTGCAGCAGAAGCAAATCCGCGCGCCGTTCGGCGGCACGCTGGGCATTCCGCGCGTCGATATCGGCCAGTATCTGACTCCGGGCACGGCCGTCGTGACTCTGCAGGATCTCGACACGATGCGCGTGGACTTCACGGTTCCCGAACAGCAGTTGAGCCTGCTGAAACTGGAGCAGTCCATCAGCCTCAAGGCCGACGGTCAGGACGACGCCTTCGAAGGCAAGATCTCGGGCATCGACCCGCGCGTCGACGCGGCGAGCCGGCTGGTCTCCGTCCGCGCGACCGTCACCAACCCGGACGGCCGTCTCACGCCCGGCCAGTTCGCCCGCGTCGACGTTGAATTGCCGGCGCAGGACGATGTGATTGCACTGCCGCAGACCTCCGTCGTGACGAGCCTCTACGGCGACTACGTCTATGTCGTGCGCGAGGTCGAGCCGGAGGGCGGGGCTGCGGCCGCAGACGCCGAGAAGAAGTCCGAGGCACGCCAGGTCTTCGTGACCGTCGGCAGGCGCACGGGCGACCTTGTGGAGATCGTCAAGGGCATCGAGGCGGGCGACGTCGTCGTCACCGCCGGTCAGAACCGTCTCTCGAATGGCACCATCGTTGCCATCGACAACACCATCAATCCGGGTAGCCAGACCGGAGCTCAGGCGGCATCGCAATGA
- a CDS encoding bifunctional methylenetetrahydrofolate dehydrogenase/methenyltetrahydrofolate cyclohydrolase, which yields MADIIDGKQVAEDVVATVKAASSGLIAKGVTPGLAVVIVGEDPASQVYVSSKSQKAKECGFHSVQHTLPEDTSQADLLALIGDLNADPAIHGILVQLPLPGHVDAGLVIQTIAPEKDVDGFHFINVGKLGTGELATAFVPCTPAGSMLLIERVRGKDLSGLNAVVVGRSNIVGKPMANLLLAANCTVTIAHSRTKDLPALCRTADILVAAVGRPEMVHGDWVKDGATVIDVGINRIPAPERGEGKSRLVGDVAFAQAAEHAGAITPVPGGVGPMTIAMLMANTLVSACRAAGVEPPRF from the coding sequence ATGGCCGATATCATCGATGGGAAGCAGGTTGCCGAAGACGTCGTCGCGACAGTCAAGGCGGCCTCATCCGGATTGATCGCGAAGGGCGTCACGCCCGGCCTCGCGGTGGTGATCGTCGGCGAGGATCCGGCCAGCCAGGTCTACGTCTCGTCCAAGTCCCAAAAGGCCAAGGAATGCGGCTTCCACTCCGTCCAGCACACGCTGCCGGAAGACACGTCGCAGGCCGACCTTCTGGCCCTGATCGGGGACCTCAATGCGGACCCGGCGATCCACGGGATTCTGGTCCAGCTCCCGTTGCCAGGCCATGTCGATGCGGGCCTCGTCATCCAGACGATCGCGCCGGAAAAGGACGTCGACGGCTTTCACTTCATCAATGTCGGCAAGCTCGGTACGGGTGAACTGGCAACGGCCTTCGTGCCCTGCACGCCCGCCGGCTCCATGCTGTTGATCGAGCGCGTACGCGGCAAGGATCTGTCGGGCCTCAACGCGGTTGTCGTCGGCCGCTCCAACATCGTCGGCAAGCCGATGGCGAACCTGCTTCTCGCAGCCAACTGCACCGTCACGATCGCGCATTCGCGCACGAAGGACCTGCCCGCTTTGTGCCGGACGGCGGACATTTTGGTCGCAGCGGTCGGCAGGCCTGAAATGGTCCATGGCGATTGGGTCAAGGACGGCGCGACCGTCATCGATGTCGGCATCAATCGCATCCCCGCGCCTGAGCGTGGCGAGGGCAAGTCGCGCCTCGTGGGTGACGTCGCCTTCGCCCAGGCGGCCGAGCATGCGGGGGCCATCACGCCGGTTCCCGGTGGCGTCGGGCCGATGACGATCGCCATGTTGATGGCCAACACGCTCGTGTCGGCCTGCCGTGCGGCCGGCGTCGAGCCGCCCCGCTTCTGA